In one window of Posidoniimonas corsicana DNA:
- the nusA gene encoding transcription termination factor NusA, with protein MNASEILRIVDAIHRDKNIDKEIVFEGIEAALVSALKKYHGEEAEIDVKINQEDGSVTAVCEGETLDSEEVVGRIGAQTAKQVMIQKIREAERDALYDEYEELIGHMVSGVVQRYEGAAATVSLGNVEAILPRSEQIPGETHHANERVRCTVYEVRKAGSRVKVILSRRAPQLVQRLFEQEIPEISDSVIEIRAMAREPGYRSKVAVSSSDARVDCVGACVGVRGNRIKNIVDELSGERIDIVRWDDDLEVLIPNALQPAEVDQVILCRILGRAIVLVREDNLSLAIGRRGQNVRLASKLSGWDIEIMTQEELAESIDRAVEGFSGIEGVTFELAEKLVEEGFLSYDDLSIIEPDDLMQMGGLTEEQVDKIVEQAEARAEEAEAAAAAARRKKHEEERQAEQLAQQQAAEEAAAAEAGDSEDGVSAAEGEQDAAGDEPADAPPEEAEQPAPEAAEDASEEPKEAPAEG; from the coding sequence ATGAACGCCAGCGAAATCCTGCGGATCGTCGATGCCATCCACCGCGACAAAAACATCGACAAAGAGATCGTCTTCGAGGGCATCGAGGCGGCCCTGGTTTCTGCTCTGAAGAAATACCACGGCGAAGAAGCCGAGATTGACGTCAAGATCAATCAGGAGGACGGCTCGGTCACCGCCGTCTGCGAGGGCGAGACCCTCGACTCCGAGGAGGTCGTCGGCCGCATTGGCGCTCAGACCGCCAAGCAGGTGATGATCCAGAAGATCCGCGAGGCGGAACGCGACGCGCTCTACGACGAGTACGAAGAGCTCATTGGTCACATGGTGAGCGGCGTTGTGCAACGCTACGAGGGCGCCGCGGCGACGGTTTCGCTCGGCAACGTCGAGGCGATCCTGCCACGCAGCGAGCAGATCCCCGGTGAGACCCACCACGCCAACGAACGCGTCCGCTGCACCGTCTACGAAGTCCGAAAGGCCGGCAGCCGGGTCAAGGTGATCCTGAGCCGCCGCGCGCCGCAGTTGGTGCAAAGGCTGTTTGAGCAGGAGATTCCAGAGATCTCCGACAGCGTCATCGAGATCAGAGCGATGGCCCGCGAGCCCGGCTACCGTTCCAAGGTGGCGGTCAGCAGCAGCGACGCCCGCGTCGACTGCGTCGGAGCCTGCGTAGGCGTCCGCGGCAACCGAATTAAGAACATCGTAGACGAACTCTCTGGCGAACGGATCGACATCGTCCGCTGGGATGATGACCTCGAGGTGCTGATCCCGAACGCCCTGCAGCCGGCGGAGGTCGACCAGGTGATCCTGTGCCGGATCCTGGGCCGCGCCATCGTGCTCGTGCGTGAAGACAACCTGTCGCTGGCGATCGGCCGCCGGGGGCAGAACGTACGCCTGGCGAGCAAGCTGTCCGGCTGGGACATCGAGATCATGACCCAGGAGGAACTCGCCGAGTCGATCGACCGCGCCGTTGAGGGCTTCAGTGGCATCGAGGGGGTCACCTTCGAGCTGGCCGAGAAGCTGGTTGAAGAGGGCTTCCTCAGCTACGACGACCTTTCCATCATCGAGCCGGACGATCTGATGCAGATGGGCGGACTGACCGAGGAGCAGGTCGACAAGATCGTGGAGCAGGCCGAGGCCCGCGCCGAAGAGGCCGAGGCCGCCGCGGCTGCGGCACGTCGCAAGAAACACGAGGAGGAACGGCAGGCCGAGCAGCTTGCCCAGCAGCAGGCGGCGGAGGAAGCCGCTGCGGCCGAGGCGGGCGACTCAGAGGATGGCGTCTCAGCGGCCGAAGGCGAGCAGGACGCCGCTGGTGACGAGCCGGCCGACGCGCCGCCCGAAGAAGCAGAACAACCGGCCCCCGAAGCAGCAGAAGATGCCTCGGAGGAGCCAAAAGAGGCGCCGGCCGAGGGCTAG
- a CDS encoding beta-ketoacyl-[acyl-carrier-protein] synthase family protein codes for MSTLPPASRVVITGIGLISPSGCTPDELWDALSSGRSAIGPSTLVPEQAGPMKIAAEAKGFTGAIGDFGDLDGKLKKSIRKAIKMMCRETQMAVAAAQLSLADAGLGESDCDPERTGVVLGSDYMLTMPEDYVRAVEKCAEDHRFNYGRWGDEGLAEIEPLWMLRYLPNMPASHIAIFNDLRGPNNSLTMREAAGLMAVGEAYRIISRGVASRMVAGATGTRLMPMQAIHSMQLEQLAPADGDPAKACRPFDKSRQGMVAGEGAATIVLESLEAAEARGAKIYAEVTGFGASQVADTQLSGDTQAALTNSMRAALKDADLQAGGVGHVSANALGTTDGDAAEARAISTVFGADAARVPVTALKSYFGNLGAAGGVVELVGGVLALRSGTLPRVLNYQTPDPECPVQAVREDGQPAGASVLANSVTPQGQAATVVAVAAD; via the coding sequence ATGAGCACTCTCCCCCCCGCCAGCCGTGTGGTGATCACGGGCATCGGCCTGATCAGCCCATCCGGATGCACGCCCGACGAGCTGTGGGACGCCCTGTCTTCTGGCCGCAGCGCCATTGGCCCGTCGACGCTTGTTCCTGAGCAGGCGGGGCCGATGAAGATCGCCGCCGAGGCAAAGGGGTTTACGGGCGCGATCGGCGACTTCGGTGACCTAGATGGGAAGCTGAAGAAGTCGATCCGCAAAGCCATCAAGATGATGTGCCGCGAGACGCAAATGGCGGTCGCTGCGGCCCAGCTGTCGCTTGCCGATGCGGGCCTGGGGGAATCGGACTGCGACCCCGAGCGTACGGGGGTTGTCCTGGGCAGCGACTACATGCTGACCATGCCCGAAGACTACGTGCGGGCTGTCGAGAAGTGCGCCGAGGACCACCGGTTCAACTACGGCCGCTGGGGCGACGAGGGGCTTGCCGAGATCGAGCCTCTCTGGATGCTGCGTTACCTGCCCAACATGCCGGCAAGCCACATCGCGATCTTCAACGACCTCAGAGGGCCAAACAACTCGCTCACCATGCGGGAGGCGGCTGGCCTCATGGCGGTTGGCGAGGCCTACCGCATCATTTCACGCGGCGTCGCCAGCCGCATGGTCGCCGGTGCGACCGGCACCCGACTGATGCCGATGCAGGCGATTCACTCGATGCAACTCGAGCAGCTGGCGCCCGCCGATGGCGACCCAGCCAAGGCGTGTCGACCGTTTGACAAGTCCCGGCAAGGGATGGTCGCCGGCGAGGGCGCCGCGACCATCGTACTCGAGTCGCTCGAGGCGGCCGAAGCGCGGGGCGCTAAGATCTACGCCGAGGTCACCGGCTTCGGCGCCAGTCAGGTGGCCGACACCCAGCTCAGCGGCGACACCCAGGCCGCACTGACCAACTCGATGCGGGCCGCGCTTAAGGACGCCGACCTGCAGGCAGGTGGAGTGGGGCACGTTAGCGCGAACGCACTCGGGACCACCGACGGTGACGCGGCCGAGGCCCGGGCGATCTCTACCGTCTTCGGAGCCGACGCGGCCAGAGTGCCCGTCACCGCGCTGAAGAGTTACTTTGGAAACCTGGGCGCCGCGGGTGGCGTGGTCGAGCTCGTCGGCGGTGTGCTCGCGCTGCGGAGCGGAACGTTGCCGCGCGTTCTCAACTACCAGACCCCCGACCCCGAGTGTCCCGTTCAGGCCGTCCGCGAAGACGGGCAGCCGGCCGGTGCGAGTGTGTTAGCCAACAGCGTGACCCCCCAGGGGCAGGCTGCGACGGTTGTTGCGGTTGCCGCGGACTGA